In one Diabrotica virgifera virgifera chromosome 7, PGI_DIABVI_V3a genomic region, the following are encoded:
- the LOC114325251 gene encoding cytoplasmic dynein 1 light intermediate chain 2, with the protein MPPLVDRSPENVIIDEDKKNLWSQILHDVQKNGNPKLSPHKQILVLGDNESGKTTMVAKLQGIENSSKGSGLEYGYIDVRDDYRDDHTRLSVWVLDGDPAHEDLLRFALNEESFQETLVILTVAMTTPWGILEQLQHWASVLADHLDKLKLDIDLRQARKQLMIKMWLDYIEPGDELDPASPMKRSSRNLGDDDEGYDGTMLPEGTLSNNLGLDIVVVVTKTDYIQNLEKEQDYRDEHLDFMQQWIRRFCLQYGAALFYTSAKEDKNCDLLYKYLTHRIYNFPFHTPALVVEKDAVFIPAGWDNMKKISILYENMHSCKPDDYYRDVIVQPVTRKTINRETEVIAEDEQAFLTRQQQISFGGGPPTVRLGESPVRPPLGGIQGSPRKLDGSKVVSSPGGEGVLANFFNSLLYKKTGSPGGGMAKASGSESLPDKATMRTDAAAELDRLSRGAGKKSLGPASTPGSLGSSGSTEEEGNKKSAEGGNGNGEPGPGGVDFNATDC; encoded by the exons atgccacctTTAGTTGATAGAAGTCCGGAAAATGTTATAATTGACGAGGATAAGAAAAATCTCTGGTCACAAATTCTGCACGATGTGCAAAAGAACGGAAATCCGAAATTGTCACCACATAAACAAATTTTGGTTTTGGGTGACAATGAGTCAGGCAAGACCACTATGGTAGCTAAACTTCAAG GTATTGAAAATTCCAGCAAAGGTTCTGGCTTGGAGTACGGTTATATCGATGTAAGGGATGATTACAGAGATGATCACACCAGGTTGAGTGTTTGGGTTTTAGATGGTGATCCAGCTCACGAAGATCTCCTTAGGTTTGCTCTAAACGAAGAAAGTTTTCAG GAAACGTTGGTTATTTTAACAGTAGCCATGACCACTCCTTGGGGAATACTGGAACAGCTACAACATTGGGCATCCGTTTTGGCTGATCATCTCGATAAGCTAAAATTAGATATAGATCTGAGACAAGCTAGGAAACAACTGATGATTAAGATGTGGCTGGATTACATTGAACCTGGAGATGAATTGGACCCTGCTTCTCCCATGAAGAGAAGTTCCAGAAATTTGGGAGACGATGATGAGGGTTACGATGGAACTATGCTACCAGAAG GAACATTATCAAATAATTTAGGTCTGGATATTGTGGTGGTTGTCACAAAAActgattatattcaaaatcttgaaaaagaGCAAGATTATCGAGATGAACATCTAGACTTTATGCAACAATGGATTAGAAGGTTCTGCCTTCAGTATGGAGCAGCACTTTTTTATACAAGTGCAAAAGAAGATAAAAATTGTGATTTGTTGTACAAGTACTTAACTCATCGCATCTATAACTTCCCCTTTCACACTCCAGCTCTTGTGGTAGAAAAAGATGCTGTGTTTATACCAGCTGGTTGGGATAACATGAAGAAAATCAGTATTCTGTATGAGAATATGCATTCTTGTAAGCCAGATGACTACTATAGGGATGTAATTGTACAACCAGTAACTCGGAAAACTATTAACAGAGAAACTGAGGTGATAGCAGAGGATGAACAAGCATTCTTAACAAGGCAACAACAGATTTCATTTGGAGGAGGGCCACCTACTGTAAGACTAGGAGAATCCCCAGTTAGACCACCCCTAGGag GTATACAAGGTTCCCCTAGAAAGCTTGATGGTTCAAAGGTTGTTAGTTCACCAGGAGGGGAAGGTGTTCTGGCTAATTTCTTCAATTCGCTTCTCTACAAAAAAACTGGCTCACCTGGAGGGGGTATGGCCAAGGCTTCTGGATCAGAGAGTTTGCCTGATAAAGCTACCATGAGAACTGATGCAGCTGCTGAATTAGATCGACTTTCTAGAGGAGCAGGAAAGAAGTCTCTAGGACCTGCTTCGACTCCTGGAAGTCTTGG atCTAGTGGCTCTACAGAGGAAGAAGGAAACAAGAAAAGTGCAGAAGGAGGAAATGGGAATGGTGAGCCAGGTCCTGGAGGTGTAGATTTCAATGCTACTGATTGttag